Sequence from the Zeugodacus cucurbitae isolate PBARC_wt_2022May chromosome 2, idZeuCucr1.2, whole genome shotgun sequence genome:
GAGCAGCGTACAAAATTGGAAGAAGCAGCGCTTACCAATGAAGGCGCCACAGCTGAAAATAGCTCTAGAGTCACCACCATGCATCGCATATTCCAACAATTCTTGGATGAACTGAATAGCACCAATCCAGAAGAACGCAGTGGCACTATTATATTTCCACCCAGTCTAACACCTGCACATTCATatttcaaacgcattttactATATTGTTCGAATGCTGGCGCTAACGCGGCCTACAAAATACCGGAATTCATGCGTATCGATCACATGCAACGCACTGCCGCACCATACGTGCACGCGAAGGACTTGCAGGAATATTTCACAGAGCACAACTGGCAGTTGCTGGTACGACACTTGCCGTGCACTAAAGAACGCAACTGTGTTGGCATATTTCGGCCGTCAAACGACAATAAAGATCGTGTAAAGCATGATATCTGCAATAAGAAAGCTGACTTCAATATAAGCGAAGACAAATGGCTGGCAGAAATTGAGGAAGAGGAACTCATTGAGGAGTTGGAATTTAAAACAGAATACGATAGATACGAGAAGAGTTATGTGAAGAAGATGCAGACAGATACAATAAAACGGCTGCAAGCTATGCAAATAGCTGCCGTCAGCACACAATTTGATAATGTAGTAGCTGCCACAAATCAAAATCAGGTACACACGACACAcgatataaaatattctaattaaatataataaaaattatttgtaataaaattaatgttattttagGTGCCGCGTATTGTGGATGCTGCCGATGAGTGCTCTATACCAGCACCACCAGACGAAACTTTAGTGGCAAACGATGAAACTGACGTATCAGCGCTGCATTCAATCAATGCTTTCAGTGAATGTGATATGGAACCGATTAAAAAATCAGATGTACCATTAATTTTACAACCACGTAGAGGCCTCAATCAAATACGGCTCTTCGATGGGCTCAGCGACGATGAAGCTGACATTGTAGATGCCAATGAAATCGATTGCAATACAATTGTCAATGAAGCAGAAAGTACATGCACCTTTCTCACCACCAATATGGATTGTTGGACTCTGCTGGGCTATTCACATAACCTCAATAGTTGTCAGAAGAAAATACTTCAAAGCAAGTTTTCACGTTCATTTTTCTGGTTGCTCGAAACATGTGCACAATCCATCAATGTCGATTGGTGCATATTATACGAGGAACTGCTGACACTTGAGCTAATGTTTGCCTATGGTATTGaagatttgacattttttcaagATTGTATACGTTTTAAGTACAATAATCCAATCAAAGATTTCAATATGATGATCAATTCATACAGAGAATTGTGGTGATAATGAATTTTATTATCGTGTATTCCGAGTATTACAGTTTGATGCAGTAAGTCAATTGTGTAAAGCTGATTTTCAAAGGTTGCAAAGTACGTAAACTTGACGAAAGAGAAATTgtgtaaagaaagaaatatatattttaatttgtgcgaaaaatattgttattgtaattttcaattgtGTCATTTCTAATATGACTACTAGTTTTCCGTGTGTATCACTGTATTAAAACATAGTTGCTGATAAATTTGCTAGACATAAGTATaaagcatacatttatacaaaaaacataattcTTTGTCTATTACTAAGCTGCAGAAATCAACGCTTTTAAGTCTTaagtatttattaattgaattaattaatggctatcataatttattttgtgtatcttcaaatttgtttttctacGTATGCGTGTAAGTGACACTATTTGTATGATAATTCACACTTGAGCTCTGATATACCAACTGGCTGCTGTTTAGCATTTCCTTAATGAAGTACACTTGCcgacacatatgtataaattaataaatatatatatatgtacatatataagcatttatgtatgaatgtgtgtgtggcgaaaaaaccacaacaaaccACATATGTAGTAATtaaaacagatattattttataaataacgtTGCGTAGAGCGACGCAACAGTTGCTTTTATTGACAAGAGAGCGCATGtgagagtaaataaaaaaaaaaaaacgaagagcCAACGACTTACAACAAGTGTAAAAGCCAATGCATAAaggatttgtgtgtgttttgtgctctattttttttttgttgtaacagTGACAAGTAGGTGACGATGGAGCTGTGTATGGACGCCCAGTGTGagcgtatttatatatatgtatatatgtatggataaAAGTGACCAACCGTTCATTAACAAAAATAGAGTAGAAAACGCTGGGATTACACTCTGTAACAAAATTATTGTTATCTTTGGACTAAGGGACTATATATGTTGAGGTGCGTGAAAATGGGGAACATTTTGATTTTCTGTagaggtatgtatgtagctataaTTTGATTGAATACTTGGTATACGTCTTGCTTAGTACAATGTATAATCTGTAAAATGTGCTCAAGAACATACAAAATTCTAATATTTGTCAAAGTTGTGACATTTTACGCAaaacgagttttttttttttcaaagacgCTTGCCGTGACTACGATTCATTTgatgaaatgtattgaaaaatccatcacattgatatgaaaatttcaacgaaaaaaatgaaatcgttcaaggacatggcaaataaattacgaataatatgaaaaaaaattgaaatcggtTAAAAACTCTTTCGGTAATCCAAGTCACAGCAACGACGTTTTCTGAAAAACATAATTTCGAAATAATCGCGTTTAAATTTTCAAGTACATTTTTGTCTAGTGTAGCGTAGTAAGATGTTAAACGCTATTCGCTTTTACAGCTTAAATCTTTATACAAATTTGAGATAACATTCTTAAGAATCTTTAAgattaaagaattaaaaaatcgattttttgacccCCTTTATGACCGATATTATAACCAAATCTAGTTATCCAAACTGATAGGagcatattttacttatttgctGCTGTAGAGCTATAACAAAAGACAGTGTAAATTGGTGGCGTATTGTTCAGCAGGCTAAAGCTTACAAAGAGCTTTGGAGCCAAAAGATAAGGAAGTTGAtggtgtaaaaaaatattgttaaaattacatCAGGGAAAATTCCCCAAGAAGTTTATACAATCATACCGActtgaaacatacatacatacatacatttatgcaaatGAGCTTCAACTTTATATTCTCCACAAAGATTAGCCTTTCATAATGATTACGAATTTTAAACGTAAAcgtaattattgaaatatttaaaaaaaaagtaatatttgctTGTggaaaatttcttaatttagaATTATATATGTCTACAGTTTAACTCGATTTACAATAATCCACACAAAAACTTCGGGTTAGAGAGACCTATGACTGAGACGAGTTatggaaaataatttgtatgaaatttgacttctattgccaattcaagagtttgagttatggaagttcaactatgTGCTAGCTGATTAAttgatattcaaaattattattaaattttatttttttattcgtttcctttttgcaaaaactaatgcaacataGTGT
This genomic interval carries:
- the LOC105209156 gene encoding TATA box-binding protein-associated factor RNA polymerase I subunit B; this encodes MHYRDVHSNENGEELTIRAHPQSAVVTRLHSSINSTDVSQTSRSSANTSSTGTTGRAIKLQFSARARKQLKKMMPAKHIEKHALDSEGNLKCHNVRPLARSMSRADHALLTMNTRQIFTILAIALNLIGDDIQLCDLVRFIDEEHVSTKNVLPYFPENIAPHSKKMLQEIQFYKYPTKYSDKALRDHIELFSKFINIKSFNQPDLIKLTERYVTELNLPADITTYVERLINLLPPQMRTRVPYVYPAYEARAMAYIILVLKLLFGLDGHTEKLITHAARKTNQCLQNLTEKGRSANANLTPPPPLFIWEDWVEFIEMRKVIVSHYNSNFCQQFKQCQSTAQLLEEMEEEQRTKLEEAALTNEGATAENSSRVTTMHRIFQQFLDELNSTNPEERSGTIIFPPSLTPAHSYFKRILLYCSNAGANAAYKIPEFMRIDHMQRTAAPYVHAKDLQEYFTEHNWQLLVRHLPCTKERNCVGIFRPSNDNKDRVKHDICNKKADFNISEDKWLAEIEEEELIEELEFKTEYDRYEKSYVKKMQTDTIKRLQAMQIAAVSTQFDNVVAATNQNQVPRIVDAADECSIPAPPDETLVANDETDVSALHSINAFSECDMEPIKKSDVPLILQPRRGLNQIRLFDGLSDDEADIVDANEIDCNTIVNEAESTCTFLTTNMDCWTLLGYSHNLNSCQKKILQSKFSRSFFWLLETCAQSINVDWCILYEELLTLELMFAYGIEDLTFFQDCIRFKYNNPIKDFNMMINSYRELW